The following is a genomic window from Amycolatopsis acidiphila.
GTGTCCGAGCACCAGATGAACCTGGGTGTCGTCTGGGAGCAGGTGGTCCGCGAACTGTCGGACGGCACGCTCTCCCCCCAACAGCGCGCGTGGATGCGCGTCACCCGTCCGATCGGCCTGCTCGACGGCACCGCGCTGCTCGCCGCGCCCAGTGACTTCGCCAAGGAAGCCATCGAGCGCGCGCTGCGCGAGCCGATCACCCACGCGCTGTCCCGCCGGCTCGGCCGGCCCGTGTCGCTCGCGGTCAAGGTCGACACCACCGAGGTCGCCCCGCCGCCACCCCAGTACGCCCCCTCACCCGCGCGAGTGGAAAACGTCGCCGCCGAGGCGCCGGCCCGCCCGCCGGTGATGCCGCCGCTGGACGACGGCATGCTGCCGCCCATGCGCCGCGGGCGCGTGCAGGCCGAGCCGAGCAAGCCCGTCCTCGCCGCCGAAGACGACGGGGACGAAGAGGTCGACGAGGAGGGCGAGGCGCTCGCGGCGGCGCACGAGATCTGGCCCATGTTCTCCGGCCAGCCGATCGCAGGGCAGCCCTACACGGCGCCCGCGCAACCGCAGACCTCCAAAACGCGCTTGAACGAGAAGTACACCTTCGACACGTTCGTCATCGGCGCCTCGAACCGGTTCGCGCACGCGGCCGCCTTCGCCGTCGCGGAAGCGCCGTCCCGCGCGTACAACCCCTTGTTCATCTGGGGCGAGTCCGGGCTCGGCAAGACACACCTGCTGCACGCGGTCGGGCACTACGCCCAGCGGCTGTTCCCCGGCATGCGCGTGCGCTACGTGTCGACCGAGGAGTTCACCAACGACTTCATCAACTCCCTGCGCGACGACCGCAAGGTGGCGTTCCAGCGTCGCTACCGCGACATCGACATCCTGCTCGTCGACGACATCCAGTTCCTGGAAGGCAAGGAAGGAACTCAGGAGGAGTTCTTCCACACCTTCAACACGCTGCACAACGCGAACAAGCAGATCGTGGTCTCCTCCGACCGGCCGCCCAAGCGGCTGGAGACACTGGAAGACCGGCTGCGCACGCGGTTCGAGTGGGGACTGATCACCGACATCCAGCCGCCGGAGCTCGAGACGCGGATCGCGATCCTCCGCAAGAAGGCCGCGCAGGATCGGCTCGCCGTGCCCGGAGAGGTGCTGGAGTTCATCGCCTCGCGGGTCGAGGCGAACATCCGCGAGCTCGAGGGCGCGCTCATCCGCGTCACCGCGTTCGCGTCGCTGAACCAGCAACCGGTCGACGTCGGGCTGGCGGAGATCGTGCTGCGCGACCTGATCCCGGATTCGCAGGCGCCGGAGATCAGCGCGCCGACGATCATGGCGGCCACGGCCGAGTTCTTCGACGTGACGATCGACGACCTGTGCGGCCCCGGGAAGACGAAGGCGCTCGCCACCGCCCGGCAGATCGCCATGTACCTGTGCCGCGAGCTGACGGACATGTCGCTGCCGAAGATCGGGCAGACGTTCGGCGGCCGCGACCACACCACGGTCATGCACGCGGACAAGAAGATCCGCAAGGAAATGGCCGAGCGCCGGCGGATCTACGACCAGGTGCAGGAACTGACCTTCCGCATCAAGCAGCGCGCCCGCCAGTAGGCGCGCACCTCCTCTATTTAGGACAGTCGAAGCGGCGTGCCACGGCACGCCGCTTCTTGCTGTGCGCGTCCTCTCCTGCTGTGCGCGTCCTCCTTGCCACCCGGCGGGATCGCCCGCTGTCCATCTAGGACAGTGCCGGCGGGCGCACCGCGTCATAGCGCGTTTCCCCGCG
Proteins encoded in this region:
- the dnaA gene encoding chromosomal replication initiator protein DnaA; this translates as MSEHQMNLGVVWEQVVRELSDGTLSPQQRAWMRVTRPIGLLDGTALLAAPSDFAKEAIERALREPITHALSRRLGRPVSLAVKVDTTEVAPPPPQYAPSPARVENVAAEAPARPPVMPPLDDGMLPPMRRGRVQAEPSKPVLAAEDDGDEEVDEEGEALAAAHEIWPMFSGQPIAGQPYTAPAQPQTSKTRLNEKYTFDTFVIGASNRFAHAAAFAVAEAPSRAYNPLFIWGESGLGKTHLLHAVGHYAQRLFPGMRVRYVSTEEFTNDFINSLRDDRKVAFQRRYRDIDILLVDDIQFLEGKEGTQEEFFHTFNTLHNANKQIVVSSDRPPKRLETLEDRLRTRFEWGLITDIQPPELETRIAILRKKAAQDRLAVPGEVLEFIASRVEANIRELEGALIRVTAFASLNQQPVDVGLAEIVLRDLIPDSQAPEISAPTIMAATAEFFDVTIDDLCGPGKTKALATARQIAMYLCRELTDMSLPKIGQTFGGRDHTTVMHADKKIRKEMAERRRIYDQVQELTFRIKQRARQ